GTCGTCGTGGTCGACCCCAGCGCCAAGGTGATCGACGCCGCGACGGCCGACGGCTACGCGGGTGTCATAGGCGATGCGACGCGCAGCGAGGTGCTGAAGCGGGCCGAGGTGCAGCGGGCGCGGCAGATCATCATCGCGACCCAGCGCGACGACACGGCGGTGCTGGTGACGCTGACGGCCCGCCAGCTCAACCGGGGGGCGAAGATCGTGGCCGCGGTGCGCGAGGAGGAGAACGCCCCGCTGCTGCAGCAGTCCGGCGCCGACGCGGTCATCACCAGTGCCAGCGCGGCCGGCCGGCTGCTCGGCCTGTCCGTGCTCAGCCCCGCCGCCGGCATGGTGATGGAGGACCTCATCCAGCAGGGCAGCGGGCTCGACATCGTCGAACGGCCGGTGGTGAAGGCCGAGGTGGGCAGGGGACCGCGGGAGACGGACGACCTGGTGGTGAGCGTCGTACGCGGGCACCGGGTGCTCGGATACGACGATCCCGCGGTCGGCACGCTGCAGTTGACGGACCGTCTGATCACGATCGTGCGGGCGACGCCCGACGCGAAGGTCACGCCCGACGTGCGTCCCATACCGCAGGACTGAGACGACCGAGGGGTAGCGTCGCCTTCATGCATGCGATCACGATTCCCGAACCTGGTGGACCCGAGGCGCTGGTGTGGGACGAGGTCCCCGATCCGGAGGCCGGTGAGGGCGAGGTCCTGGTCGAGGTGGTGGCCAGCGCCGTCAACCGCGCCGACATCCTGCAGCGGCAGGGCTTCTACGACCCGCCGCCCGGCGCGTCCCGGTATCCGGGCCTGGAGTGCTCCGGCCGGATCGCCGCGCTCGGCCCGGGCGTCTCCGGATGGTCCGTCGGTGACGAGGTGTGCGCGCTGCTCTCGGGCGGCGGTTACGCCGAGAAGGTCGTCGTTCCCGCCGGCCAGCTGCTGCCGGTGCCCGACGGGGTGGAGCTGCGGCAGGCGGCCGCGCTGCCGGAGGTGGTGTGCACCGTCTGGTCGAACGTCTTCATGATCGCTCACCTGCGGCCGGGGGAGACGCTGCTGGTGCACGGCGGCTCCAGCGGCATCGGCACGATGGCCATTCAGCTCGCCAAGGCCGTCGGCGCCAAGGTAGCCGTGACCGCGGGCACCAAGGAGAAGCTGGACCGCTGTGCCGAGCTGGGCGCCGACATCCTGGTCAACTACCGGGAGCAGGACTTCGTC
The sequence above is drawn from the Streptomyces sp. SLBN-31 genome and encodes:
- a CDS encoding TrkA family potassium uptake protein yields the protein MKLPGHDAIARQADEHLVTHRVKLPRKVVERPIRQVAKRLSLALLVLVATAFIVYADHDGYNDNSDGSVDLLDAFYYATVTLSTTGYGDITPVSDAARLTNIFVITPLRVLFLIILVGTTLEVLTERTRDDWRLSRWRSALRDHTVVVGFGTKGRSAIQTVCATGLRKEQVVVVDPSAKVIDAATADGYAGVIGDATRSEVLKRAEVQRARQIIIATQRDDTAVLVTLTARQLNRGAKIVAAVREEENAPLLQQSGADAVITSASAAGRLLGLSVLSPAAGMVMEDLIQQGSGLDIVERPVVKAEVGRGPRETDDLVVSVVRGHRVLGYDDPAVGTLQLTDRLITIVRATPDAKVTPDVRPIPQD
- a CDS encoding NAD(P)H-quinone oxidoreductase, with translation MHAITIPEPGGPEALVWDEVPDPEAGEGEVLVEVVASAVNRADILQRQGFYDPPPGASRYPGLECSGRIAALGPGVSGWSVGDEVCALLSGGGYAEKVVVPAGQLLPVPDGVELRQAAALPEVVCTVWSNVFMIAHLRPGETLLVHGGSSGIGTMAIQLAKAVGAKVAVTAGTKEKLDRCAELGADILVNYREQDFVEEIGRATDGAGADVILDNMGAKYLDRNVKALAVNGRLAIIGMQGGIKGELNIAALLNKRAAISATSLRARPLGEKAAIVAAVREHVWPLLTAGHVRPVVDREVPMSDAAAAHRVVEESGHMGKVLLVV